The following is a genomic window from Amycolatopsis cihanbeyliensis.
TCCGGGCCGACGGCCCGCAACAACGAGCAGGTCAACGCGCCGGAACCGGCCCCGGCCTCGAGCACCCTGGCGCCGGGGCGGATGTCGCCCCACATCACGATCTGGGCGGCGTCCTTCGGGTAGATCACCTGCGCGCCCCGCGGCATGGACAGCACGTAGTCCGCCAGCAGCGGGCGAAACGCCAGGTAGCTGGTACCACCGACCGAGGTGACCACCGAGCCCTCCGGCTTGCCGATCAGGTCGTCGTGTGCAAGGGCACCGCGGTGCGTGTGGTACTGGCCGCCGTCAGCGAGTACCAGTGTGTGGTGCCGTCCCTTGGGGTCGGTCAACTGCACCCGGTCACCGGCACGAAACGGTCCCCCTGCGGACACGACACCTCCACGATCACGCGAACAAACCAGCGCTTGATCGTCGCAGATCGCGCCGCCGTGTCCTCAGCCGGGACGGCGGCCGGACGCCAGCGCGGCGCGCAGGTCGTCCCGGTGCAGCACGCCGGACGGCCGCCCCTCCTCGTCCACCACCAGGAACTGCCACGCCGGGGTGTCCCGGACCCGTTCGGCCACCTCCTCCCCCGGCTCCGAGGACAGCAACACGGTCTCCGCGCTGATCGGCTCGGCGGCCAGTTCGGCGGGAGCCTGCGGGGTGCCCTCGGCCAGTTGCTCCGCGGCCCGCTCGTCCAGCAGCCCGGCGGCCACGCCGTCGGCACGCACCAGCACCACGCCCCGGCCCGCGGCCGCGGCCAGCGCGTCGGCCACCGGGCTCTCCGCGGGCAGCTGGAGCACCGGGCGGACCAGGTCGGTCAGTTCCAGGCCGTCCGGCCAGCTCCGGCGGCCCTCCTGGGCCAGTTCCCTACTCGCCCCGATCGCCACGAACCAGGCGGTCACCACGCAGACCCCCAGCCTCAGCCAGCGGTCCGGGCTACCGGTCGCCAGCCCCCACAGCGCCCACACCAGCAGCCCCGCGGCCACCACCCCGCCGCCGACCACCGCGGCCCTGGTGCCGCGCTCCCGGGTGCCGGTGAGTGACCACACCCCGGCCCGCAACAGCCTGCCGCCGTCCAGCGGCAGGCCCGGCAACAGGTTGAACACCCCGACGGCCAGGTTCGCCACCGCACACTGCGCGACCAGCAACCACACCGGCCCGCCGGAGGGCACCGCGAGCAGCAGCAGGGCACACAGCGCGGCCAGCAACAGGGACACCACCGGCCCCGCCCCGGCGACCAGCCCCTCATGGCGGGGCTGCCGCGGGGTGCGGGAGACCTCGGACAACCCGCCGAGCAGGAACAACCGCAGCCTGCGCACCGGGATCCCGAGGCGCA
Proteins encoded in this region:
- a CDS encoding site-2 protease family protein — its product is MAASSEHRPGGSGRRAAVDGGLLLFRVDGVPVLLAPSWWIGSLLIVVLYAPLVDELLPGASAGASWTLAAAFAVLLGLSVLAHELGHCVVALRLGIPVRRLRLFLLGGLSEVSRTPRQPRHEGLVAGAGPVVSLLLAALCALLLLAVPSGGPVWLLVAQCAVANLAVGVFNLLPGLPLDGGRLLRAGVWSLTGTRERGTRAAVVGGGVVAAGLLVWALWGLATGSPDRWLRLGVCVVTAWFVAIGASRELAQEGRRSWPDGLELTDLVRPVLQLPAESPVADALAAAAGRGVVLVRADGVAAGLLDERAAEQLAEGTPQAPAELAAEPISAETVLLSSEPGEEVAERVRDTPAWQFLVVDEEGRPSGVLHRDDLRAALASGRRPG